The Erythrobacter sp. SDW2 region CGCGATCCGACAATCACACCTACGACCTCTTTCTGTGGTGCCGGAGCAGGCTCCGCCGCGGCGACGGTGACCGGAGCGGACCCAAGCGGCGTACCCGCCGGCGCAAGCCCGCTATCGGAGGCACGCGCAGCGCGGCCGGTAGCCGGTCCGTCGCTCAAGGCGGCGATGCGGGGATCGTCGCGGCCGATGCGCGAAGCTGTAGGATAGAGCCCCAGATTGGCAGCTGCCGCCTGCTGCGCCTTGGTCAGTTGCGGCATGAACCGCAGGTAGGGTTCCAGCTTGGTGGCCATCGGCCGGTCCATAACTGCTTCGGTGATCGCGACGGCGTCATCCGGTTTGTCGAGGATCGCCAAGCCGAAAGCCCGGGTGCGATAGGCAGCAAAGTCGCGCTTCTCGAGCAGGGGCCGCAAGGTCGCTTCGAAGGCCTGCTCCTGGCCATCGATAGCATAGCTCAGTGCCAGACGCCGGCTCACCTCCTCATTGCCGGGCGCAGCCGCGAGTGCCCGCTGGTAGCGCAGCTGCGCTTCCTTGTTGTTACCGACCAGGTCCCACGCCAGGCCATAGTCTCCGGCGAGCTTGACGATCTCGACACCGGAAGCCTCTGCCTCCTGGAACAGTCTCAGGGCTTCGTCAGGTCGCCTGGTTCGGACATAGGCGGCGGCCTTGCCCGCCTTGATCCGCGGATCGTCCGGTGAAAGCTCTGCGGCGCGGCCAAAGAAGCCGACCGCGGCATCGACATCATCCAGCTCCAGCGAAGCGGTCCCCGCAGCGATCAGAGCATCAAGATTGCGCGGATCGCGCGCGAGGCGTCCGAGGGCCTCCTTCAGCTCCTGCGCGGCCGGGGGAGGCAGCGGCTGAACGACCTCGCGTCCGCCAAAGCCATCCTGCGCCGCAACCGAGACGGGCGAGAGCGGCAGAGCAACGCAGGCGAGGAGGAAAAAGCGCGGTTTCATTGGTTAACGACGGGCCAGACTATAGGGGCACGATAGCAGCCATGGCAATCGCCCGGCGACTATCGAGCAGGAATTCGGGATGGGCGGAGCCGGAACCCCGCCCGATCAATCCGATTACTGGTTGTTCTGGCGCCCGAGGAACCGGGGGATGTTGAGCGAACCGCCATCGTCATCGTCCTCGTCGTCTTCGCCCTTCTTGGACGAGG contains the following coding sequences:
- a CDS encoding SPOR domain-containing protein, producing the protein MKPRFFLLACVALPLSPVSVAAQDGFGGREVVQPLPPPAAQELKEALGRLARDPRNLDALIAAGTASLELDDVDAAVGFFGRAAELSPDDPRIKAGKAAAYVRTRRPDEALRLFQEAEASGVEIVKLAGDYGLAWDLVGNNKEAQLRYQRALAAAPGNEEVSRRLALSYAIDGQEQAFEATLRPLLEKRDFAAYRTRAFGLAILDKPDDAVAITEAVMDRPMATKLEPYLRFMPQLTKAQQAAAANLGLYPTASRIGRDDPRIAALSDGPATGRAARASDSGLAPAGTPLGSAPVTVAAAEPAPAPQKEVVGVIVGSRDEAERTVRVARREAATDPLSRTSDRPRIVERRREDEPAKQPPPGPPPVVAAAETTATARPAVQPAVSSGTMRLPEATSGAELAPASTQPPVATPAQPVVVARMEPSSAAPGFDLGRVSGSGTGPSLAAPPAPKPDPAPEPASVADAFADLSAPPIRAARTPAAGAVDIAAIKAPREVEKREEAKPAPKPEPPKPAAPSRFWVQVATGQDKSALKFDWRRLSKQADGLLDGKGPFVTAWGQTNRLLAGPYKTRDEARKALKDLQEKGFDAFTFTSPEGQEIAELR